TCTGCACCGGCCGGGCGACCCGGTTCAGCCCCGTGCGATGCCGGGCGACCAGCGCCGAGACACTGCTGATGCCCGGTATGACGTGGTACGTGAAGGCCACCCTGCCACGGCCCTGGACCTCCTCCAGGATGCCCAGTGTGCTGTCGTACAGCGCCGGGTCGCCCCAGACCAGGAACGCGCCGGTGTCGTCCTCGCCCAGTTCCTGGGCGATCAGCCGCTCGTAGATGTCGGCGCGGGCGCTGCGCCAGTCCCCGACGGCCGGTGAGTACGCCGCGCCGCCCGCGCCGCGGTCCCGCTCCGGGTCGCGCGCCTCGACCACGCGGTACGAGTCCCCCGGTATGTGCGCGTCGAGCATGTCCTTGCGCAGCCGGGTGAGGTCGGACTTCACCTCACCCTTGTCGAGCAGGAAGAACACGTCCGTGCTCCGCAACGCCCGGACCGC
This region of Streptomyces chromofuscus genomic DNA includes:
- the cobF gene encoding precorrin-6A synthase (deacetylating), producing the protein MRKIHVIGIGAGDPEQLTLQAVRALRSTDVFFLLDKGEVKSDLTRLRKDMLDAHIPGDSYRVVEARDPERDRGAGGAAYSPAVGDWRSARADIYERLIAQELGEDDTGAFLVWGDPALYDSTLGILEEVQGRGRVAFTYHVIPGISSVSALVARHRTGLNRVARPVQITTGRRLAEGFPEGVDDVVVMLDAHQTFRQYADHDIDIYWGAYIGTPDEILASGPIAEAAPRIERLRAEARERKGWIMDTYLLRRNPGER